A window of Chitinophagales bacterium contains these coding sequences:
- a CDS encoding cation:dicarboxylase symporter family transporter encodes MNLRTSSFLALGLFTIMAILHVIDWNTSASLPPILLTVSRWLFVISLGIYSWFKKSLTAWILTSMVLGILIGYEQRDFSQDLKFLRQIFLNLVKTIVAPLLFSTLVVGIAGHSNLKQVGRLGWKSLLYFEVVTTVALVIGLIAINTSQAGVGIIQPDVLEKLPETKALTWDEHIVDIFPSNFIKAIYDGKVLQIVVFSVIFAIGLAMLPEDKKRPMIRACESLSETMFKFTNIIMYFAPIGIGAAMAVTVGHLGIGVLKNLAWLVITLYIALLVFIFGVLLPIALFVKVPVRKFLQAIREPVSIAFATTSSDSALPKAIENMEKFGVPRKIVSFVIPTGYTFNLDGTTLYLSLAAVFVAQAANIPLTIGEQITMGLILMLTSKGVAAVPRASLVILIATADQFNLPLWPIAAIFGIDELMDMARTSVNVVGNCLASCVVARWEGEFDDEKAHAFNERMADAI; translated from the coding sequence ATGAATTTAAGAACCTCCTCTTTCCTCGCCTTAGGTCTGTTCACGATCATGGCGATCCTTCATGTTATCGACTGGAACACTTCTGCTAGCCTGCCCCCGATATTGCTGACCGTTTCCAGGTGGCTGTTTGTCATTTCACTGGGAATTTACTCCTGGTTCAAAAAGTCATTGACCGCCTGGATCCTGACCTCAATGGTTTTGGGTATACTCATTGGATATGAACAACGCGATTTTTCCCAGGACCTGAAATTCCTTCGGCAGATATTTCTGAACCTGGTTAAAACCATTGTGGCTCCGCTTCTCTTTTCTACCCTGGTAGTGGGTATCGCCGGTCATTCCAACCTCAAACAGGTTGGCCGGTTGGGATGGAAGTCACTGCTGTACTTTGAAGTTGTGACAACGGTGGCCCTGGTGATCGGACTTATTGCGATCAATACCTCCCAAGCCGGTGTAGGTATCATTCAACCCGATGTACTGGAGAAATTACCAGAGACAAAAGCCCTGACCTGGGATGAACACATTGTTGATATTTTCCCCTCCAATTTTATAAAGGCCATTTATGATGGTAAGGTCCTACAGATCGTAGTATTCTCGGTCATCTTTGCCATTGGGTTGGCCATGCTTCCCGAAGACAAGAAAAGACCCATGATACGGGCCTGTGAAAGCCTTTCGGAAACCATGTTCAAGTTCACCAACATCATCATGTATTTCGCGCCAATCGGAATTGGTGCAGCCATGGCGGTAACGGTGGGCCACCTGGGTATCGGGGTGCTTAAGAACCTGGCCTGGCTGGTAATAACACTTTATATTGCACTCCTTGTTTTCATATTTGGCGTGCTACTGCCTATCGCCTTGTTTGTAAAGGTACCCGTACGAAAATTCCTGCAAGCCATCCGCGAGCCGGTGTCCATTGCATTTGCTACAACGAGCTCCGATTCAGCCCTGCCAAAAGCCATCGAGAACATGGAGAAATTTGGGGTACCCCGAAAGATCGTCTCCTTTGTTATACCTACGGGCTATACCTTTAACCTGGATGGCACTACCTTGTATCTGTCCCTGGCCGCGGTATTTGTGGCGCAGGCCGCCAATATACCGCTTACAATAGGGGAACAGATCACCATGGGACTGATCCTTATGCTGACCAGCAAGGGGGTAGCGGCTGTGCCAAGGGCTTCCCTTGTCATCCTGATCGCTACAGCGGATCAATTTAATCTTCCGCTCTGGCCGATTGCTGCTATTTTTGGTATTGATGAATTGATGGATATGGCACGTACCTCGGTAAATGTAGTTGGTAATTGCCTGGCTAGTTGTGTGGTGGCCCGTTGGGAGGGAGAGTTTGATGATGAAAAGGCACATGCCTTCAATGAACGGATGGCCGATGCGATTTAA
- a CDS encoding VTT domain-containing protein — protein sequence MFLLDAFHWTQLLQPQFYIENGGLWLLLFIVFAETGLFVGFFLPGDSLLFVAGMFAHKFDNGEPGLAHQFLKLVGLGNVQNQWLDLLVLVALISVCGILGNIVGYWTGRKVGPAMYHWRDRFFFKKKYLHEAHDFYEKHGGLAVIGARFLPFIRTFAPIVAGIVDMNKAKFMFFNIIGSIAWVFSMIFSGYFLQKWVKEQFGFDLKEHLEIIVIGIVVVTTAPVIIKLITSKAKAPKEPPAKV from the coding sequence ATGTTCCTTCTTGACGCGTTTCACTGGACCCAGCTTTTACAACCTCAATTTTATATCGAGAATGGCGGGCTTTGGCTCTTGTTGTTTATTGTATTTGCTGAAACAGGACTCTTTGTAGGATTCTTCCTCCCCGGTGATTCCCTGCTTTTTGTGGCCGGTATGTTTGCCCATAAATTCGATAACGGCGAACCGGGTCTGGCACATCAATTTTTAAAACTCGTGGGTTTGGGTAATGTGCAAAACCAATGGCTCGACCTGTTGGTGCTTGTGGCCCTCATATCCGTTTGTGGTATCCTGGGTAATATCGTTGGTTACTGGACAGGAAGAAAGGTTGGCCCCGCCATGTACCATTGGCGTGACCGGTTCTTCTTTAAAAAGAAATACCTCCATGAAGCACATGATTTTTATGAAAAACATGGTGGACTGGCAGTGATCGGCGCGCGCTTTTTACCCTTTATCCGCACATTCGCCCCCATTGTGGCCGGTATCGTGGATATGAACAAGGCCAAGTTCATGTTCTTCAATATAATTGGCTCCATCGCCTGGGTATTCAGTATGATCTTCTCGGGCTACTTTCTTCAGAAATGGGTGAAAGAGCAATTTGGCTTTGATTTAAAAGAACACCTGGAGATCATTGTCATCGGAATCGTAGTGGTGACAACGGCACCTGTGATCATCAAATTGATCACATCCAAAGCAAAGGCACCCAAAGAGCCTCCGGCCAAGGTCTAA
- a CDS encoding MFS transporter, producing the protein MDNNQKTSVFNLAVLVAALGYFVDIYDLLLFTIVREPSLQGLGVNLADGKAVLAASTKILNWQMVGLLIGGIVWGIMGDKRGRLSVLFGSIILYSVANFITGFVVNTDQYAYARFAAGIGLAGELGAGITLVSELLPKNKRGIGTSLVAGIGLFGAVFAYYTFEFTGYDWRLCYKIGGGLGIMLLLLRISVAESGMFKQLKEKAVSRGNILMFFNDAKRFKKYILAILIGLPTWYVIGILVNYSNRFAGAFYEGNAIQSGKSIMFAYAAIAVGDILIGLVSQYFKSRKKALYLFYGFTILSGIFFFSGFIKNDTTMYLACAALGFSTGFWAIFVTMGAEQFGTNLRATAATTIPNMVRGALPLINLLFLNVLQKSWGWDIIQSGIVTGVLVMAITLVAAWFTEETFHKDLNYVEPEEMLP; encoded by the coding sequence ATGGATAATAACCAAAAGACTTCCGTTTTCAACCTGGCCGTCTTAGTGGCGGCCCTTGGGTATTTTGTAGACATTTACGATCTTCTTCTTTTTACCATCGTTCGCGAACCCAGTCTGCAAGGATTAGGGGTGAATTTAGCCGATGGCAAGGCTGTACTGGCAGCCAGCACCAAAATACTGAACTGGCAAATGGTAGGCCTGCTCATTGGCGGTATCGTATGGGGGATCATGGGCGATAAACGGGGAAGGCTTTCTGTTTTATTTGGTTCCATCATTCTTTATTCTGTCGCCAACTTCATCACCGGTTTTGTCGTGAATACTGACCAGTATGCCTATGCGCGCTTTGCAGCCGGTATCGGTCTGGCTGGTGAATTGGGCGCCGGAATCACGCTGGTGAGTGAACTATTGCCAAAAAACAAACGAGGAATTGGTACCTCACTGGTAGCTGGTATCGGATTATTCGGGGCCGTATTTGCCTATTATACATTTGAATTCACCGGTTATGATTGGAGACTTTGTTACAAGATCGGGGGAGGATTGGGGATCATGCTGCTTCTGTTACGTATCAGCGTGGCTGAGAGTGGTATGTTCAAACAGCTAAAAGAAAAAGCCGTTTCACGGGGAAATATCCTGATGTTCTTTAATGATGCCAAACGGTTTAAGAAATATATCCTCGCGATCCTGATCGGCCTGCCCACCTGGTATGTCATCGGTATCCTCGTCAATTACAGCAACCGTTTTGCGGGTGCTTTTTATGAAGGAAATGCCATTCAATCCGGTAAGTCCATCATGTTTGCCTATGCAGCAATTGCCGTGGGCGATATCCTGATTGGACTGGTCAGCCAGTATTTTAAAAGTCGCAAGAAAGCCCTTTATCTTTTCTATGGGTTTACCATTCTTTCCGGTATCTTTTTCTTTAGCGGGTTTATAAAAAATGACACCACCATGTACCTGGCCTGTGCAGCGCTTGGTTTCAGCACGGGTTTCTGGGCCATCTTTGTTACGATGGGGGCTGAACAGTTTGGTACCAACCTGCGTGCCACGGCTGCTACCACCATTCCAAATATGGTCAGGGGAGCGCTGCCATTGATCAATCTTCTTTTCCTGAACGTATTACAAAAAAGCTGGGGTTGGGATATCATTCAGAGTGGTATTGTTACCGGGGTATTGGTCATGGCTATCACCCTGGTGGCAGCCTGGTTTACCGAAGAAACATTTCATAAAGACCTCAACTATGTGGAACCGGAGGAAATGTTACCTTAG
- a CDS encoding glycosyltransferase family 9 protein, giving the protein MPKFLIIRFSSIGDIVLTTPVIRALKQQVPDAEVHFLTKEAFLPILKANPYLDKVHVLAHSWELMIHELKEEKYDAVIDLHHNLRTLRVKKELGVRSVAFNKLNIQKFMYVNFKWNRMPAVHIVDRYMETIKEWNVVNDGRGLDYFIPEEEHIVNEDIPVSHHAGYLGFVLGAAHATKKMPVDKWKELAGSIPHPIILLGGKEDAEAGRAIATVDPIKIYNACGKFSLNESADLVRRAKLIVTHDTGLMHIAAAYKRPIISLWGNTVPAFGMYPYYGNSQVNNAQVEIKGLWCRPCSKIGYDKCPKGHFKCMNQISIPLLTQQVLSFIK; this is encoded by the coding sequence GTGCCCAAATTTCTCATCATACGTTTTTCCTCCATCGGCGATATTGTATTGACCACGCCGGTCATTCGCGCATTGAAACAACAAGTGCCCGATGCTGAAGTACATTTCCTGACCAAAGAGGCTTTCCTTCCGATCCTGAAGGCCAATCCCTATCTGGATAAAGTACATGTATTGGCTCATAGCTGGGAATTGATGATCCATGAGCTGAAAGAAGAGAAGTATGACGCCGTGATCGATCTTCACCATAACCTGCGTACCCTGCGGGTAAAGAAAGAACTGGGGGTAAGATCTGTGGCGTTTAATAAGCTGAATATCCAAAAGTTCATGTATGTCAATTTTAAATGGAACCGGATGCCGGCAGTCCATATCGTTGACCGATACATGGAAACAATAAAGGAATGGAATGTGGTAAACGATGGGAGAGGGCTTGACTATTTTATACCCGAAGAGGAACATATCGTGAATGAGGATATACCGGTTTCCCACCACGCCGGTTACCTGGGATTTGTACTGGGCGCGGCGCATGCCACCAAAAAAATGCCCGTGGATAAATGGAAGGAATTAGCCGGCTCTATTCCCCATCCCATTATCCTGTTAGGAGGAAAAGAAGATGCGGAGGCAGGACGGGCAATTGCAACCGTGGATCCTATCAAGATATACAATGCCTGTGGTAAATTCAGCCTGAATGAAAGTGCCGACCTGGTTCGTCGGGCCAAGCTCATTGTTACACACGATACAGGGCTTATGCATATTGCTGCAGCCTATAAGCGACCTATCATTTCACTCTGGGGTAATACTGTACCCGCCTTTGGCATGTATCCCTATTACGGCAACAGCCAGGTGAATAATGCACAGGTAGAAATCAAAGGGCTATGGTGCCGGCCCTGTAGCAAAATTGGATATGATAAATGTCCAAAAGGGCACTTCAAGTGTATGAACCAGATCTCCATTCCACTGCTGACACAGCAGGTGCTTTCATTTATAAAGTAG
- a CDS encoding ABC-F family ATP-binding cassette domain-containing protein has product MHFLTVENLSKSYGVQPLFQGVTFHIEEGDKIALVAKNGFGKSTLLKILAGKETADEGTLWVNKEVTVAFFEQEPSFIESKSILENIFHHEHPVIRAIANYEAACDRDDPIAVGEAIVRMDELGAWDFDARVKQILGKLNIHHLEQTVNTLSGGQRKRVALARTLIDIGFEPKHVLLIMDEPTNHLDVSMVEWLENYLNQESVTLLLVTHDRYFLDAVCEEVWDLDRTGLHVYKGDYENYLEKKAARQESDAATIDKARNTYRKELEWMRKQPRARTTKSKSRQDNFYKIESVAKQKMEEQQLDLQMKMNRLGGKVLELKKVNKQYGPQIILKGFDYTFKKGERIGVVGKNGVGKSTFINMLLGLEAADSGKINVGDTVVFGHYSQQGLDTKDDVRVIEFVKNIAENFPLANGGTLSAAQFLQLFLFEPDKQYTFIKSLSGGEKRRLHLLSILFRNPNFLVLDEPTNDLDLPTLSVLENFLAEYPGCLLIVSHDRYFMDRLVDHLFVFEGDGVVRDFPGNYSQYRLAEKEQENKPVENIPLSKETKSEALSTPNNADTSKKQRKGFKEKREFESLTKEIAALGLEKETITQQLNDGNLPFDQLSKLSARIGEIALLLDEKELRWLELSELED; this is encoded by the coding sequence ATGCACTTTCTCACTGTCGAAAATCTCTCCAAATCATACGGTGTTCAACCTCTTTTCCAGGGGGTGACCTTTCATATCGAGGAAGGAGATAAGATCGCACTGGTGGCCAAAAATGGTTTTGGGAAATCAACCCTGTTGAAAATTCTGGCAGGTAAGGAAACAGCAGATGAAGGCACGTTATGGGTCAACAAGGAAGTGACGGTTGCTTTTTTTGAACAGGAGCCCTCCTTTATCGAATCCAAATCCATATTGGAGAATATCTTTCACCATGAACACCCGGTGATACGGGCCATTGCCAATTACGAAGCAGCCTGTGACCGCGACGACCCCATTGCAGTAGGAGAAGCCATCGTACGCATGGATGAACTGGGGGCCTGGGATTTTGACGCCCGTGTTAAACAGATCCTTGGTAAGCTGAATATCCATCACCTCGAACAAACGGTAAACACCCTGAGCGGGGGCCAACGTAAACGTGTGGCACTGGCGCGTACGCTTATTGATATTGGTTTTGAACCCAAACATGTCCTGCTGATCATGGACGAACCGACCAACCACCTGGATGTTTCCATGGTGGAATGGCTGGAGAACTATCTCAACCAGGAAAGTGTGACCCTTTTGCTGGTTACCCACGACCGTTACTTTCTGGATGCTGTATGTGAAGAGGTATGGGACCTTGACCGCACGGGGCTGCATGTGTACAAAGGTGATTATGAAAATTACCTGGAAAAAAAGGCCGCCCGACAGGAAAGTGATGCCGCCACCATTGACAAGGCAAGAAATACCTACCGCAAGGAGTTGGAGTGGATGCGCAAACAACCCCGCGCCCGGACCACCAAATCAAAAAGCCGTCAGGATAATTTTTATAAGATCGAGTCGGTAGCCAAGCAGAAAATGGAAGAACAGCAGCTTGACCTGCAAATGAAAATGAACCGGCTCGGGGGTAAGGTATTGGAATTAAAAAAGGTCAACAAACAATATGGGCCACAGATCATCTTAAAAGGTTTTGATTACACCTTTAAAAAAGGAGAACGGATCGGTGTCGTGGGAAAGAATGGCGTGGGAAAATCCACTTTTATCAATATGCTCCTGGGACTTGAGGCGGCCGATAGTGGTAAGATCAATGTAGGTGACACGGTGGTGTTTGGTCATTATTCTCAACAAGGACTCGATACCAAAGACGATGTCCGTGTGATTGAATTTGTAAAAAACATTGCAGAGAATTTTCCATTGGCCAATGGGGGTACCCTGAGTGCGGCCCAATTCCTCCAACTGTTCTTATTTGAACCCGACAAGCAATACACTTTTATAAAAAGTTTAAGTGGTGGGGAGAAAAGAAGGCTTCACCTGCTCTCTATACTTTTCCGAAACCCCAATTTTCTGGTTTTGGATGAACCAACAAACGACCTCGATCTTCCTACTTTAAGTGTATTGGAGAATTTCCTCGCTGAATATCCCGGTTGTTTATTGATCGTATCACATGACCGGTATTTTATGGACCGTTTGGTGGACCATCTTTTTGTTTTTGAAGGAGATGGTGTGGTCCGCGATTTTCCCGGTAACTATTCGCAGTATAGGTTGGCGGAAAAAGAGCAGGAGAACAAACCAGTTGAAAATATCCCCTTATCCAAAGAAACCAAATCGGAGGCTTTATCCACTCCGAACAACGCTGACACATCCAAAAAACAACGCAAAGGGTTCAAGGAAAAAAGAGAGTTTGAATCATTGACCAAAGAAATAGCGGCCCTGGGTCTGGAGAAGGAAACCATCACCCAACAACTCAATGACGGGAACCTGCCATTTGACCAATTGAGCAAGCTATCGGCCCGTATAGGTGAAATTGCCCTTTTACTCGATGAAAAGGAGCTCAGGTGGCTGGAATTGAGTGAGTTAGAAGATTGA
- the mdh gene encoding malate dehydrogenase, whose protein sequence is MKVTVVGAGAVGATCADNIARKELCHELVLLDIKEGVAEGKAQDMMQTATLLGFDTRITGSTNDYTKTAGSDVVVITSGLPRKPGMTREELIGVNAGIVKGVCENILKHSPNAIIIVISNPMDTMTYLALQSTGLPKNRIIGMGGTLDSSRFKYQLSQHLGCSPADLNAVVVGGHGDTTMIPLIRLATWNSVPVTKFLSKEQQDKIVADTMVGGATLTKLIGTSAWYAPGAAGAALVESILRDEKKLFTCCVSLDGEYGQKDICLGVPVTIGRNGWEKIVDFGLNEEEQAAFNKSAEAVRSMNEVLKTL, encoded by the coding sequence ATGAAAGTGACTGTTGTAGGTGCGGGAGCCGTAGGTGCCACCTGTGCCGATAATATTGCCCGTAAGGAGTTATGCCATGAACTGGTTTTATTGGATATCAAGGAAGGTGTTGCCGAAGGAAAGGCGCAGGATATGATGCAGACCGCTACCTTGCTCGGATTCGATACCCGGATCACTGGTTCAACGAACGACTATACCAAAACCGCCGGTAGTGATGTGGTGGTGATCACCTCCGGTTTGCCCCGCAAACCAGGTATGACCCGTGAAGAACTGATCGGTGTAAATGCCGGTATCGTTAAAGGAGTTTGCGAAAACATTCTGAAACACTCCCCCAATGCGATCATTATTGTGATCAGCAATCCCATGGATACGATGACCTATCTGGCCCTGCAATCCACTGGTCTTCCCAAAAACCGGATCATTGGTATGGGTGGTACCCTGGACAGCAGCCGTTTCAAATATCAATTGAGCCAACACCTGGGTTGCAGCCCGGCTGACCTGAATGCCGTGGTCGTTGGTGGTCACGGTGATACCACCATGATCCCCCTGATCCGCCTCGCTACCTGGAACAGTGTACCGGTTACCAAATTCCTGTCCAAAGAACAACAGGACAAAATCGTCGCCGATACCATGGTGGGTGGAGCTACGCTTACCAAACTCATTGGCACTTCGGCCTGGTATGCACCGGGTGCAGCCGGAGCGGCACTGGTGGAATCCATACTCCGCGATGAGAAAAAATTATTTACCTGCTGCGTAAGCCTTGACGGAGAATATGGTCAAAAAGATATCTGTCTGGGAGTACCTGTTACCATTGGACGCAATGGCTGGGAAAAAATTGTTGACTTTGGCTTGAACGAAGAAGAACAAGCCGCTTTCAATAAGAGTGCCGAGGCCGTGCGGAGTATGAATGAAGTACTGAAGACCTTGTAA
- a CDS encoding BlaI/MecI/CopY family transcriptional regulator — protein sequence MEKLSPQEEEAMLAVWRTGEGNVKAFLDNIEGEKPPYTTLASTVKNLERKGFLQSRLIGNAYIYKPAVSEAEYKKRFMSTVVRDYFENSYKELVNFFVEQKKLSADELKEIVRLIEKNS from the coding sequence ATGGAAAAATTATCACCACAGGAAGAAGAGGCCATGTTAGCGGTTTGGCGTACAGGTGAGGGGAATGTAAAGGCCTTTCTGGACAATATAGAAGGGGAGAAGCCACCTTATACCACGCTGGCTTCCACCGTAAAGAATCTCGAGCGAAAGGGGTTTTTGCAAAGCCGGTTGATCGGCAATGCCTATATCTACAAGCCGGCGGTGAGCGAAGCGGAGTACAAAAAGCGGTTCATGAGTACCGTGGTGCGTGATTATTTCGAAAATTCGTACAAGGAGTTGGTCAACTTCTTTGTGGAGCAAAAGAAATTATCTGCGGATGAGTTGAAGGAGATCGTCCGGTTGATCGAAAAAAATTCATAA
- the efp gene encoding elongation factor P has product MATTADISRGMIIKIDGSLYSVVEFGQNKTARAAAKVWAKLKGVDNNRTIEQTWNSGENIFPVRVERKPFQYLYKDDTGYNFMDTATFEQLAVQENMVDAPQFLKDGQEVSMLVNTETELPMSVELPDKIVLQVTYTEPGLKGDTATRTLKPATVETGATVNVPLFVNEGELIRVNTKTGEYVERVKE; this is encoded by the coding sequence ATGGCAACTACTGCAGACATCAGCCGGGGCATGATCATCAAGATCGATGGCAGCCTGTATTCGGTGGTGGAATTTGGACAGAACAAGACAGCCCGGGCGGCCGCTAAAGTGTGGGCCAAGCTGAAAGGGGTGGATAATAACCGAACCATCGAACAGACCTGGAACAGTGGGGAAAATATCTTCCCGGTACGGGTGGAAAGAAAGCCTTTTCAATACCTGTATAAAGACGATACAGGGTATAATTTCATGGATACAGCTACCTTTGAACAACTGGCTGTTCAGGAAAATATGGTGGATGCTCCCCAGTTCCTGAAAGATGGACAGGAAGTGTCGATGTTGGTCAATACCGAGACCGAACTTCCCATGAGTGTGGAGCTACCTGACAAGATCGTTCTTCAGGTTACGTACACCGAACCTGGATTAAAGGGCGATACAGCCACCCGCACCCTGAAACCCGCTACCGTGGAAACCGGCGCTACCGTGAACGTTCCGCTGTTTGTCAACGAAGGGGAATTGATCCGGGTAAATACCAAGACCGGTGAATATGTGGAAAGGGTAAAAGAATAA
- the accB gene encoding acetyl-CoA carboxylase biotin carboxyl carrier protein: MDFKQIQELIKMINKSNIGELTVEQKDFRITIKQKEDHVTQVVSAQPVAMAAAPAPAPAAASAAAPAASSPAAPAAPAGNLITIKSPMIGTFYRRPGPDKVNFVEVGDDVSEGKVVCIIEAMKLFNEIESEVSGKVVKILVDDASPVEYDQPLFLVEPN; encoded by the coding sequence ATGGATTTCAAACAAATTCAGGAGTTGATCAAGATGATCAATAAATCCAATATTGGAGAGTTGACCGTTGAGCAGAAGGATTTCCGGATCACCATCAAACAAAAGGAAGACCATGTAACCCAGGTGGTTTCGGCACAACCCGTTGCCATGGCGGCTGCCCCTGCACCCGCTCCTGCGGCTGCATCAGCTGCTGCACCGGCTGCTTCTTCTCCGGCCGCACCGGCCGCTCCGGCAGGAAACCTCATCACCATCAAAAGCCCGATGATCGGTACTTTCTACCGTCGTCCTGGCCCTGATAAGGTCAACTTCGTAGAAGTGGGAGATGATGTTTCCGAAGGCAAAGTGGTTTGCATCATTGAAGCCATGAAACTCTTTAACGAGATCGAAAGCGAAGTATCGGGTAAAGTGGTGAAGATCCTGGTGGATGATGCTTCTCCTGTGGAATACGATCAACCACTCTTCCTGGTGGAACCCAATTGA
- the accC gene encoding acetyl-CoA carboxylase biotin carboxylase subunit: protein MFKKILIANRGEIALRVIRTCREMGIKTVAVYSTADRDSLHVKFADEAVCIGKPQSSDSYLNIPHIMAAAEITNADGIHPGYGFLAENAKFAKICNDHHIKFIGPTPEMINAMGDKITAKETMIKAGVPVVPGGEGLLQSVEEAKGLARDMGYPVILKATAGGGGKGMRIVWEESEIERAYDTAKAEAAAAFKNDGIYMEKFVEEPRHIEIQVAGDQYGNVCHLSERDCSIQRRHQKLVEESPSPFMTDELRMKMGEAAKKAASAINYESVGTIEFLVDKHRNFYFMEMNTRIQVEHCVTEEVINFDLIKEQIKIAQGERISGDDYIPQMHSIECRINAEDPYNDFRPSPGRITTLHTPGGHGVRVDSHAYAGYVIPPYYDSMIGKLITVARTREEAIDTMYRALSEYVIEGIKTTIPFHLQLMKDERFRSGDFNTKFLDGFKMM from the coding sequence ATGTTTAAAAAGATATTGATAGCGAACAGGGGTGAGATCGCCCTCCGGGTCATACGGACCTGTCGCGAAATGGGCATCAAAACGGTAGCGGTCTATTCAACAGCCGACCGTGACAGCCTGCATGTGAAATTTGCCGATGAAGCAGTTTGTATCGGCAAACCCCAGAGCAGTGACTCTTACCTCAATATTCCTCATATCATGGCAGCCGCCGAGATAACCAATGCGGATGGTATCCACCCGGGTTATGGATTTCTTGCGGAAAACGCCAAATTCGCCAAGATATGTAATGACCACCATATCAAATTCATTGGCCCCACACCGGAGATGATCAACGCGATGGGCGATAAGATCACGGCCAAAGAAACCATGATCAAAGCGGGCGTACCCGTTGTACCCGGTGGCGAAGGATTATTGCAAAGTGTGGAAGAAGCTAAAGGCCTGGCCCGCGATATGGGTTATCCCGTTATCCTCAAAGCTACAGCCGGTGGGGGTGGTAAAGGGATGCGTATCGTATGGGAAGAAAGCGAGATCGAAAGGGCTTACGATACAGCCAAAGCCGAAGCAGCAGCCGCGTTTAAAAATGACGGGATCTACATGGAGAAATTCGTGGAAGAACCCCGACATATCGAAATACAAGTGGCCGGTGACCAATATGGAAATGTCTGCCACCTCAGTGAGCGGGATTGTTCCATTCAGCGCCGTCACCAAAAACTGGTAGAGGAATCCCCTTCGCCGTTTATGACCGATGAACTGCGGATGAAAATGGGGGAAGCAGCCAAGAAAGCCGCCTCTGCCATCAATTATGAAAGCGTGGGTACCATCGAATTTCTGGTAGATAAACACCGGAATTTCTATTTCATGGAAATGAACACGCGTATCCAGGTAGAACATTGCGTAACTGAAGAAGTGATCAACTTCGACCTGATCAAAGAACAGATCAAGATCGCCCAGGGTGAACGGATATCCGGCGATGATTATATCCCACAGATGCACTCGATCGAGTGCCGGATCAATGCCGAAGATCCTTACAATGATTTCAGGCCTTCACCCGGACGCATCACAACTTTACATACACCCGGCGGACATGGAGTACGGGTAGATAGTCATGCCTATGCAGGGTATGTCATTCCCCCTTACTATGATTCCATGATCGGCAAACTCATTACCGTGGCGCGCACCCGCGAAGAAGCCATTGATACCATGTACCGCGCCCTGAGCGAATACGTGATCGAAGGCATCAAAACCACGATCCCCTTCCATCTTCAACTAATGAAGGATGAACGCTTCCGCAGCGGTGATTTTAATACCAAGTTTTTGGATGGGTTTAAGATGATGTGA